The following are from one region of the Candidatus Polarisedimenticolaceae bacterium genome:
- a CDS encoding energy transducer TonB produces MRSIFNTATALAFVAVTASLVPSFAKTAELKALEREAVTVGPGIEPPTLRSESHATRPDTPSGTVTLKLLVDTQGEIRKMIIVDSSRSSLERVARELMSSRHYAPATRNGVPVAVWWTTDVTFRSTQDLIDAALRCEPPKEEPSPSEDRNAEVQLPANVRKVEPEFSGDLVRRGPGSAVLQCHINVCGRVESCVPLSATAPAFIEPATKAVLQWIYQPAMQYGKPVAVYLTVRVDFRSQ; encoded by the coding sequence ATGCGTTCGATCTTCAATACAGCGACTGCGTTGGCATTCGTCGCGGTGACGGCTTCACTCGTCCCCTCGTTCGCCAAGACCGCCGAGCTCAAGGCGCTCGAGCGCGAGGCGGTCACGGTCGGGCCGGGCATCGAACCGCCTACCTTGCGCTCGGAGAGTCACGCGACGCGACCCGACACTCCTTCCGGCACGGTGACTCTGAAGCTTCTCGTCGACACCCAGGGCGAGATCAGGAAGATGATCATCGTCGACAGCTCGAGATCGAGCCTCGAGCGCGTCGCGCGTGAGTTGATGTCATCGCGTCACTACGCCCCCGCAACTCGCAACGGCGTTCCGGTCGCAGTGTGGTGGACGACCGATGTGACTTTCCGATCCACACAGGATCTGATTGACGCCGCCCTGAGGTGCGAGCCTCCGAAAGAGGAGCCATCGCCGTCCGAGGACCGGAACGCCGAGGTTCAGCTTCCGGCGAACGTGCGCAAGGTCGAGCCGGAGTTCTCCGGCGACCTGGTCCGGCGAGGGCCGGGCAGCGCCGTTTTGCAGTGTCACATCAATGTGTGTGGACGAGTCGAATCCTGCGTCCCGCTCTCAGCCACGGCTCCCGCGTTCATCGAGCCGGCGACGAAGGCGGTTCTCCAGTGGATCTACCAGCCCGCGATGCAATACGGCAAACCGGTCGCCGTGTACTTGACCGTCCGCGTGGACTTTCGTAGTCAATGA
- a CDS encoding arsenosugar biosynthesis-associated peroxidase-like protein has translation MDTYYCPHDLSKFAEMGKNRPELWAKYMEYYSAVFADGALTEREKALIALGVAHSVQCPYCIDAYTNACLEKGADLDQMTEAVHVANAIRGGSSLVHGVQMRNIAEKVGM, from the coding sequence ATGGACACCTACTACTGTCCTCACGACCTGTCGAAATTCGCGGAGATGGGAAAGAACCGGCCCGAGCTGTGGGCCAAGTACATGGAGTACTACAGCGCCGTCTTCGCGGACGGCGCGCTCACCGAGCGCGAGAAGGCGCTCATCGCGCTCGGCGTCGCCCACAGCGTCCAGTGCCCGTACTGCATCGACGCCTACACGAACGCGTGCCTCGAGAAGGGGGCCGACCTCGACCAGATGACCGAGGCGGTCCACGTGGCGAACGCGATCCGCGGCGGCTCGTCGCTCGTCCACGGCGTGCAGATGCGCAACATCGCCGAGAAGGTCGGGATGTAG
- a CDS encoding MotA/TolQ/ExbB proton channel family protein translates to MNPIQMFIDASWVGKAVIFILIILSVYSIAVMIDKFRSYKAARKESLEFLPHFVRNLKDNNFAGALESARKYKRSHIAKVVSAGLIEYDNDKAELHDSHDLVGAVGRALDRAVSLTAAEMKKGTGGLATIGSAAPFIGLFGTVVGIINAFTGIAASGSGGLATVSAGISEALITTAFGIFVAVPAVMAFNYFTTRLERFQIEMSNSSAELLDFFLKKHEAASAKR, encoded by the coding sequence ATGAATCCCATTCAGATGTTCATCGATGCGAGCTGGGTCGGCAAGGCCGTCATCTTCATCTTGATCATCCTGTCGGTCTACTCGATCGCCGTCATGATCGACAAGTTCCGCAGCTACAAGGCGGCGCGGAAGGAGTCGCTCGAGTTCCTTCCCCACTTCGTGAGGAACCTCAAGGACAACAACTTCGCCGGCGCTCTCGAGTCCGCGCGGAAGTACAAGAGGTCCCACATCGCGAAGGTCGTATCGGCGGGACTCATCGAGTACGACAACGACAAGGCCGAGCTGCACGACAGCCACGATCTCGTCGGCGCCGTCGGCCGTGCGCTCGATCGCGCCGTGTCGCTGACCGCCGCCGAGATGAAGAAGGGGACGGGCGGCCTGGCGACCATCGGCTCGGCGGCGCCGTTCATCGGCCTCTTCGGCACGGTCGTCGGCATCATCAACGCGTTCACCGGCATCGCGGCGTCCGGCTCGGGCGGTCTCGCGACGGTGTCGGCCGGTATCTCGGAAGCGCTCATCACGACGGCGTTCGGCATCTTCGTCGCCGTCCCCGCGGTCATGGCGTTCAACTACTTCACGACGCGCCTCGAGCGGTTCCAGATCGAGATGTCGAACTCCTCGGCCGAGCTTCTCGACTTCTTCCTGAAGAAGCACGAGGCGGCGAGTGCAAAGCGTTAA
- the arsS gene encoding arsenosugar biosynthesis radical SAM (seleno)protein ArsS (Some members of this family are selenoproteins.) produces MPSLLSVRHPLASPTEQLRTLARTGAPAFDAVLESRGVAPLETRAIEVLQVNVGKLCNQTCGHCHVDAGPDRRESMTHETAEQVVELLTRHPIPTLDITGGAPELSPEFRFLVEAGRRLGRRVIDRCNLTVLLLPSQDGLVPFLAEHRVDIVASLPSFRASGTDTQRGEGVFAKSVAALRRLNDAGYGTGRGLVVDLVHNPVGAFLPGTQASLERDYRRELRDRHGVVFDRLLTIANMPISRFLEFLERTANTGRYMDLLLRTFNPAAAAGVMCRTHLSVGWDGALYDCDFNQMLELPVDPGGPATLRALLERGGLSRRVRTDRHCLGCTAGAGSSCGGALE; encoded by the coding sequence GTGCCCTCGCTCCTGTCGGTCCGGCATCCGCTCGCGAGCCCTACCGAGCAGCTTCGAACGCTCGCGCGGACCGGAGCGCCCGCGTTCGACGCGGTGCTCGAGAGCCGGGGCGTCGCGCCGCTCGAGACGAGGGCGATCGAGGTGCTCCAGGTCAACGTCGGGAAGCTCTGCAACCAGACCTGCGGCCATTGCCATGTCGACGCCGGACCCGACCGGCGCGAGTCGATGACGCACGAGACCGCGGAGCAGGTCGTCGAGCTCCTGACCCGGCATCCGATCCCGACGCTCGACATCACCGGCGGCGCGCCCGAGCTCAGCCCCGAGTTCCGGTTCCTGGTCGAGGCCGGGCGGCGCCTCGGCCGGCGCGTCATCGACCGCTGCAACCTCACGGTCCTGCTCCTCCCGTCCCAGGACGGCCTCGTTCCGTTCCTCGCCGAACACCGTGTGGACATCGTCGCGTCCCTCCCGTCGTTCCGCGCGAGCGGCACCGACACGCAGCGCGGCGAAGGGGTGTTCGCCAAGAGCGTCGCCGCGCTCCGCAGGCTGAACGACGCCGGCTACGGCACAGGGCGCGGTCTCGTCGTGGACCTCGTCCACAACCCGGTCGGGGCGTTCCTGCCGGGGACCCAGGCGTCGCTCGAGCGGGACTACCGGCGTGAGCTCCGGGACCGTCACGGTGTCGTGTTCGATCGCCTCCTGACCATCGCCAACATGCCGATCAGCCGGTTCCTGGAGTTCCTCGAGCGGACGGCGAACACGGGCCGCTACATGGACCTCCTCCTCCGGACGTTCAACCCCGCGGCCGCCGCCGGGGTCATGTGCCGGACGCACCTGTCGGTCGGCTGGGACGGCGCCCTTTACGACTGCGATTTCAATCAGATGCTCGAATTGCCGGTGGACCCCGGCGGGCCGGCCACCCTGCGCGCCCTCCTCGAAAGGGGCGGTCTCAGCCGTCGCGTGCGCACCGACCGGCACTGCCTGGGGTGCACCGCCGGAGCCGGCTCGAGCTGCGGGGGAGCGCTCGAATAG
- a CDS encoding GNAT family N-acetyltransferase — MKTLAIHPLTPDRWRDFETLFGANGACAGCWCLWWHMGQSEWQAKKGETTKKMMKARVAKGPPPGLLAYAGDEAIGWCAVEPRENFSRLARSKILAPVDEKPVWSVTCFFVRRDWRKRGVSVALLKEAARWVGRQGGRLLEGYPTDANKPQPGAFVHTGLFSAFEQAGFREVARRSKSRPIVRRKAAAR, encoded by the coding sequence ATGAAGACCCTCGCAATCCATCCCCTCACCCCCGACCGCTGGCGGGACTTCGAGACGCTCTTCGGCGCGAACGGCGCGTGCGCCGGCTGCTGGTGCCTCTGGTGGCACATGGGCCAGTCGGAGTGGCAGGCGAAGAAGGGCGAGACGACGAAGAAGATGATGAAGGCGCGCGTGGCGAAGGGGCCGCCGCCGGGGTTGCTCGCGTACGCGGGCGACGAGGCGATCGGCTGGTGCGCCGTCGAGCCGCGGGAGAATTTTTCCAGGCTCGCGCGGTCGAAGATCCTTGCCCCGGTCGATGAGAAGCCTGTATGGTCGGTGACGTGCTTCTTCGTGAGGCGCGACTGGCGCAAACGTGGGGTGTCGGTCGCGTTGCTGAAAGAAGCCGCGCGGTGGGTGGGCCGGCAAGGAGGTCGCTTGCTCGAGGGCTATCCCACCGACGCGAACAAGCCGCAGCCGGGCGCTTTCGTTCACACCGGGCTGTTCTCCGCGTTCGAGCAAGCCGGGTTCCGCGAGGTCGCGCGGCGATCGAAGTCGCGGCCGATCGTCCGGCGTAAGGCGGCCGCGCGATGA
- a CDS encoding SDR family NAD(P)-dependent oxidoreductase: MTYAVALVTGASSGIGRSLARQLADQGTKVACVARRGDLLDGLVAEIRDHGGTALPLVADVRDRCAVHAAAAQAERDLGPIDLLIANAGIGQAMPLKEFDAAAFEDTIRTNLLGAVYAVEAVLPGMISRGAGHIVGISSLAAYRGLPETQAYGASKAALNSFLEGVRAEVRPRGVFVTTICPGFIRTPMTSKNTHPMPFLLESDEAARRILRAIRNRRRVYNFPLPMAAFTKLVHFLPAGLVDRIVGRDRWFD; this comes from the coding sequence GTGACCTACGCCGTCGCACTCGTCACCGGCGCCTCGAGCGGCATTGGCCGGTCGCTCGCCCGCCAGCTCGCCGACCAAGGCACGAAGGTCGCCTGCGTCGCCCGCCGCGGCGACCTGCTCGATGGGCTCGTGGCGGAGATCCGCGACCACGGCGGGACCGCGCTTCCCCTCGTCGCGGACGTGCGCGACCGTTGCGCCGTGCACGCGGCCGCCGCCCAGGCCGAGCGCGATCTGGGGCCGATCGATCTCCTGATCGCGAACGCCGGCATCGGGCAAGCGATGCCCTTGAAGGAGTTCGACGCGGCGGCATTCGAAGACACGATCAGGACCAACCTCTTGGGTGCGGTCTACGCGGTCGAAGCGGTGCTCCCCGGAATGATCAGTCGCGGCGCCGGGCACATCGTCGGCATCTCGAGCCTGGCCGCCTATCGAGGCCTTCCCGAGACTCAGGCGTACGGCGCCAGCAAGGCCGCGCTGAACTCGTTCCTCGAAGGTGTGCGCGCGGAAGTGCGTCCGCGCGGAGTGTTCGTCACCACGATCTGCCCCGGCTTCATCCGCACGCCGATGACATCGAAGAACACGCACCCGATGCCGTTCCTATTGGAGTCCGACGAGGCCGCGCGCCGCATCCTCCGCGCGATCCGAAACCGACGTCGGGTATACAACTTCCCGCTGCCGATGGCGGCGTTCACGAAGCTCGTCCACTTCCTGCCGGCGGGACTCGTCGATCGCATCGTGGGGAGGGACAGGTGGTTCGATTGA
- a CDS encoding tetratricopeptide repeat protein — translation MIATALALFVLAADAPPAADHAMPAPAADATKPVPLFTDLGTFHRPISSKNAAAQKYFDQGMRLLYGFNHDEAERAFREAARLDPSCAICWWGVAIVLGPNINLPIDPDRNAKAVEAVVKAKGLAVKASPVERELILALMNRYTADPSADRAKLDQAYADAMRAVHAKFPKDDDVAVLFAESMMDLRPWHFWDLDGKPAEGTLEIVATLEEVLKRSPDHPGANHYYIHATEASPNPGRATASAKRLETLIPGAGHLVHMPAHVYMRTGDYAGASRANAIGAKVDEKYIQTNKVEGIYPLMYYGHNLQFLAVSAGMEGNAKVSLDAARRMGALVAPVEKDIPMVEFVVHLPFCMPLRFGRWDEALAVGPPLPELPTATALWHWARAYALYSQKKNEEAAKEKTAFEAARAAVPPDAMMNLNTSKSVLDVATAMLDARIASLRGDADAAIAAWTKAVNVQDEMAYDEPPIWYYPVRESLGGELLRAGKNAEAEAVFRKDLEKNPSNGRSLFGLAESLKRQKKDAEAAAAATQFKQAWRGADVTLTVAEL, via the coding sequence ATGATCGCGACCGCTCTCGCCCTCTTCGTCTTGGCGGCCGATGCACCTCCGGCCGCCGATCACGCCATGCCGGCCCCGGCCGCCGATGCGACCAAACCGGTGCCTCTCTTCACCGACCTCGGGACGTTCCACCGGCCGATCTCGTCGAAGAACGCCGCGGCGCAGAAGTACTTCGACCAGGGGATGCGCCTGCTCTACGGGTTCAACCACGACGAGGCGGAGCGGGCGTTCCGCGAGGCGGCGCGCCTCGACCCGTCGTGCGCGATCTGCTGGTGGGGAGTCGCGATCGTCCTCGGGCCGAACATCAATCTTCCGATCGATCCGGATCGGAACGCGAAAGCGGTCGAGGCGGTCGTGAAGGCGAAGGGGCTTGCGGTGAAGGCGAGTCCGGTCGAGCGCGAGCTGATCCTCGCCCTCATGAACCGGTACACCGCCGATCCGAGCGCCGACCGGGCCAAGCTCGACCAGGCGTACGCCGATGCGATGCGTGCGGTGCACGCGAAGTTCCCGAAGGACGACGACGTCGCCGTCCTCTTCGCCGAGTCGATGATGGATCTCCGGCCCTGGCACTTCTGGGACCTCGACGGGAAGCCGGCGGAGGGGACGCTCGAGATCGTTGCGACGCTCGAAGAGGTGCTCAAACGAAGTCCCGATCACCCGGGCGCGAACCACTATTACATCCACGCCACCGAGGCTTCCCCGAACCCGGGCCGCGCCACGGCTTCGGCGAAACGTCTGGAGACGCTCATCCCGGGCGCGGGCCATCTCGTGCACATGCCCGCGCACGTCTACATGAGGACGGGTGACTATGCCGGGGCCAGCCGGGCGAACGCGATCGGCGCGAAGGTCGATGAGAAATACATCCAGACCAACAAAGTCGAAGGGATCTACCCCCTGATGTACTACGGCCACAACTTGCAGTTCCTCGCGGTCTCCGCAGGCATGGAGGGGAACGCGAAGGTGTCGCTCGACGCGGCCCGCCGGATGGGAGCCCTCGTCGCGCCGGTCGAGAAGGACATCCCGATGGTCGAGTTCGTGGTCCACCTTCCGTTCTGCATGCCGCTCCGTTTCGGCCGGTGGGACGAAGCCCTCGCGGTCGGCCCGCCGCTGCCCGAGCTGCCGACGGCAACCGCGCTCTGGCACTGGGCGCGCGCCTACGCGCTGTATTCCCAGAAGAAGAACGAGGAGGCGGCGAAGGAGAAGACGGCGTTCGAGGCGGCGCGGGCCGCGGTGCCGCCCGATGCCATGATGAACCTCAACACCAGCAAGAGCGTTCTCGACGTCGCCACGGCGATGCTCGACGCGCGCATCGCTTCGTTGCGCGGCGACGCCGATGCCGCGATCGCCGCTTGGACGAAGGCGGTCAACGTCCAGGACGAGATGGCCTACGACGAGCCGCCGATCTGGTACTACCCGGTCCGAGAGTCCCTGGGCGGCGAGCTGCTCCGGGCGGGGAAGAACGCCGAGGCGGAAGCGGTCTTCCGGAAAGACCTCGAGAAGAACCCGAGCAACGGACGCTCGCTCTTCGGGCTCGCCGAGTCGCTGAAGCGCCAGAAGAAGGACGCCGAGGCCGCCGCTGCGGCCACCCAGTTCAAGCAGGCGTGGCGCGGCGCCGACGTCACGCTCACCGTCGCGGAGCTCTGA
- a CDS encoding TonB family protein, with protein sequence MFDSMLESTTAKDAGHNKWSLPIAIGAHVLVIGLIVGVSYWIVQAVQDPDLAISFIGAAPPPPPPPPPPPPAGSSKPKTEKVEIKPQEVVQPTITPEIVPKAPEAPADEGVEGGVEGGVPGGVPGGVVGGVPGGVVGGVEGGTGDEPILPTGDVILPVIIKDVQPTYPDVARRARIEGKVTIQAVIDKEGNVGEVTVLASSNPMFNDAAIEAVKQRKYKPALQSGKPVAIYFTIRVDFRLR encoded by the coding sequence ATGTTCGACTCGATGCTCGAGAGCACCACCGCGAAGGATGCGGGACACAACAAGTGGTCCCTCCCGATTGCGATCGGCGCCCACGTTCTCGTCATCGGTTTGATCGTCGGCGTCTCGTACTGGATCGTTCAGGCGGTTCAGGACCCCGATCTCGCGATCTCGTTCATCGGGGCCGCGCCTCCGCCTCCACCGCCGCCTCCGCCTCCTCCGCCCGCCGGCTCGTCGAAGCCGAAGACGGAGAAGGTGGAGATCAAGCCGCAAGAGGTCGTCCAGCCGACCATCACGCCGGAGATCGTCCCGAAGGCGCCCGAAGCGCCGGCCGATGAGGGTGTCGAGGGCGGCGTCGAGGGCGGCGTGCCCGGCGGCGTGCCCGGCGGTGTCGTGGGCGGCGTGCCCGGCGGTGTCGTGGGCGGCGTCGAGGGCGGCACCGGCGACGAGCCGATCCTGCCGACCGGCGACGTCATCCTCCCGGTCATCATCAAGGACGTGCAGCCGACCTACCCCGACGTCGCGCGCCGCGCGCGCATCGAGGGCAAGGTGACCATCCAGGCGGTCATCGACAAGGAAGGGAACGTCGGCGAGGTGACGGTGCTCGCTTCGTCGAACCCGATGTTCAACGATGCCGCCATCGAGGCGGTCAAGCAGCGAAAGTACAAGCCGGCCCTCCAGAGCGGTAAGCCGGTCGCCATTTACTTCACCATTCGCGTCGATTTCCGGTTGCGCTAG
- a CDS encoding MFS transporter gives MTGASPPAKGLRAIVLAMRSWRTASVAVMSFASGLPLGLVYVAIPDWMRSIGVDLKVVGLITLAQAPWSFKVLWAPLLDRYVPPFLGRRRGWAAIAQVGLFATTLALAGVARHPDAPFVIGALALAIAFAAATQDIAVDAYAVDVLRPEEQGVAAGFRTASYFMAMRLAGAFAITFAAWTSWPLVLVVIAVLFLVLIVATSFAPKPEEPAAPPRTLREAVWQPFVGFLSRPLALQILGFVLCYKLSDVMANALLRPFLHDMGYNEIDRGVVLGLVTWASTAVGALFGGVLTTAVGVGRALWIFGIIQSLVNIGYVAVAMSAPNRILMLSATGLETLASGMGTGAFSVLLLRLTSKRFSATQYSLMSSLFALPRIISGPICGIVVDAVGWVAYFWLSVAAGIPGLLLLRRFAPLGGAEPDLQAEARGGAEPITTRALTFAGVGAGVAVFLGATLMTAVLGALKGMRATPPLPFDLARPLLDLVSLDSPGDVVRLAGLFSVGAIGGLFTAAVLAAKRTVPAS, from the coding sequence TTGACGGGCGCGTCCCCGCCGGCGAAAGGTCTCCGCGCGATCGTCCTGGCGATGCGGTCGTGGCGGACCGCCTCCGTCGCGGTCATGTCCTTCGCCTCGGGTCTCCCCCTGGGGCTCGTCTACGTCGCGATCCCCGACTGGATGCGGTCGATCGGCGTCGACCTCAAGGTCGTCGGACTCATCACGCTCGCGCAGGCGCCGTGGTCGTTCAAGGTGCTGTGGGCGCCTCTCCTCGACCGGTACGTTCCCCCGTTCCTCGGCCGGCGCCGCGGCTGGGCCGCGATCGCGCAGGTCGGGCTCTTCGCGACGACGCTCGCGCTCGCGGGTGTCGCACGCCACCCGGACGCGCCCTTCGTCATCGGCGCCCTCGCGCTCGCCATCGCCTTCGCCGCCGCGACCCAGGACATCGCGGTCGACGCGTACGCCGTCGACGTCCTGCGCCCCGAGGAGCAAGGCGTCGCCGCCGGCTTCCGGACCGCGTCTTACTTCATGGCGATGCGCCTCGCCGGCGCCTTCGCGATCACCTTCGCCGCGTGGACGTCGTGGCCGCTCGTCCTCGTCGTCATCGCGGTCCTGTTCCTCGTCCTCATCGTGGCGACCTCGTTCGCGCCGAAGCCGGAGGAGCCGGCGGCGCCCCCGCGAACGCTGCGGGAGGCGGTGTGGCAGCCGTTCGTCGGCTTCCTCTCGCGCCCACTCGCGCTCCAGATCCTCGGCTTCGTTCTCTGCTACAAGCTCTCCGACGTCATGGCGAACGCGCTCCTCCGGCCGTTCCTCCACGACATGGGCTACAACGAGATCGACCGCGGCGTCGTCCTGGGCCTCGTCACCTGGGCCTCGACGGCGGTCGGCGCCCTCTTCGGGGGCGTGCTGACGACCGCCGTCGGTGTCGGCCGCGCCCTCTGGATCTTCGGCATCATCCAATCGCTCGTCAACATCGGCTACGTCGCGGTCGCGATGAGCGCTCCGAATCGCATCCTCATGCTCTCGGCGACGGGGCTCGAGACCCTCGCTTCGGGGATGGGCACCGGGGCATTCTCGGTTCTGCTGCTGCGCCTCACGTCGAAACGCTTCTCCGCAACCCAGTACTCGCTGATGTCGAGCCTCTTCGCTCTTCCTCGCATCATCTCCGGCCCGATCTGCGGCATCGTCGTCGACGCCGTCGGCTGGGTGGCGTACTTCTGGCTCTCCGTCGCCGCCGGGATCCCCGGTCTGCTGCTCCTGAGACGCTTCGCCCCTCTCGGCGGCGCCGAGCCCGACCTGCAGGCCGAGGCGCGTGGGGGCGCCGAGCCCATCACCACGCGCGCGCTGACGTTCGCGGGCGTCGGCGCAGGGGTCGCCGTCTTTCTCGGCGCGACGCTGATGACGGCCGTGCTCGGCGCGTTGAAGGGAATGCGTGCGACGCCTCCGCTGCCGTTCGATCTCGCGCGGCCGCTCCTGGACCTCGTGAGCCTGGACAGTCCCGGCGACGTCGTGCGCCTCGCCGGGCTCTTCAGCGTGGGAGCGATCGGCGGCCTCTTCACCGCCGCGGTGCTGGCGGCGAAGAGAACCGTTCCGGCATCTTGA
- a CDS encoding energy transducer TonB, producing the protein MVRLRVVSCAFAAFLVLAPTFADPVDVEAIEREAIAVGPGIDPPTLRMESQRPQPEKVSGTVTVKALVDASGEVRRVTIVEASDASLEDLARDVMFSRHYDPAKKDGKPVAVWWTIRLQFLPAEPQIEATLKCDPDSIDDAVPSEPNGATELPTRVRSVAPLMSSKIRRLGNGYANLQCIIDRCGRVKDCKAVQSSGPDYTEAAEHAVLQWLYRPATQDGKPIAVYFTIRVDFKVR; encoded by the coding sequence GTGGTTCGATTGAGAGTCGTCTCGTGCGCATTCGCAGCGTTCTTGGTGTTGGCGCCGACGTTCGCCGATCCAGTGGATGTCGAGGCGATCGAGCGTGAGGCAATCGCCGTCGGCCCCGGCATCGACCCCCCGACACTTCGAATGGAGTCGCAACGGCCACAGCCGGAAAAAGTTTCGGGCACGGTCACCGTCAAGGCGCTCGTCGACGCTAGCGGAGAGGTTCGCAGGGTGACGATCGTCGAGGCATCGGACGCGAGCCTCGAAGACCTCGCGCGCGACGTCATGTTCTCGCGTCACTACGATCCGGCGAAGAAGGACGGGAAGCCGGTGGCCGTTTGGTGGACGATCCGGTTGCAATTTCTCCCGGCCGAACCGCAGATCGAGGCCACGCTGAAATGTGATCCGGACAGCATTGATGATGCGGTCCCGTCGGAGCCGAACGGGGCGACGGAGCTCCCGACTCGGGTACGCAGCGTCGCCCCCCTGATGTCGAGCAAGATCCGCCGTCTGGGCAACGGCTACGCCAACCTCCAGTGCATCATCGATCGATGCGGGCGCGTGAAGGACTGCAAGGCCGTCCAGTCATCGGGTCCCGATTACACCGAGGCGGCCGAGCACGCCGTGCTCCAGTGGCTCTATCGTCCCGCCACGCAGGACGGGAAACCGATCGCGGTCTACTTCACCATCCGTGTGGATTTCAAAGTTCGATGA
- a CDS encoding energy transducer TonB produces MPRPTILLLGLLLIAGPAIAGGGQPKPENEPIEVGPGVDPPKPAMGSYLPAKLFAATAGAAVVRALIGVDGDVEKVEIVEASDPRLAALAQQMMTSRKFEPARRDGHPVAVWWKETLRFKSESDELESIEACHEAIPPGQPLTDMTDVEVPVAVRPAIVETTAAMHRKPGSVTLQCVVDTCGHVHDCDALNSSGPEYEEAARSAAGRALFSPARRHGEAVAVFYTFRIDIRFR; encoded by the coding sequence ATGCCGCGACCGACCATTCTGCTCCTGGGACTGCTGCTGATCGCCGGCCCGGCCATCGCAGGCGGCGGCCAGCCGAAGCCGGAGAACGAGCCGATCGAGGTCGGGCCGGGAGTCGACCCGCCGAAACCTGCGATGGGTTCCTACCTCCCCGCGAAGCTCTTCGCTGCGACTGCCGGTGCCGCCGTCGTGCGCGCGTTGATCGGAGTCGATGGCGACGTCGAAAAGGTGGAGATCGTCGAAGCCTCGGATCCTCGCCTCGCTGCATTGGCCCAACAGATGATGACCTCTCGCAAGTTCGAGCCCGCGCGTCGTGACGGGCACCCCGTCGCCGTGTGGTGGAAGGAGACGCTGCGATTCAAGTCGGAGTCGGATGAGCTGGAATCGATCGAGGCGTGCCATGAAGCGATTCCGCCGGGTCAGCCGCTGACCGACATGACCGACGTGGAGGTTCCTGTGGCCGTCCGACCTGCAATCGTGGAGACAACGGCCGCGATGCACCGGAAACCCGGATCGGTCACTCTCCAATGTGTCGTCGATACTTGCGGTCACGTGCACGATTGCGACGCTTTGAACAGCTCCGGACCCGAATACGAGGAAGCCGCGCGGTCGGCGGCCGGCCGAGCGCTGTTCAGCCCCGCGCGACGCCATGGCGAGGCGGTCGCCGTGTTCTATACGTTCCGCATCGACATCCGCTTCCGCTAG
- a CDS encoding VOC family protein has protein sequence MSDLDRIDHVAVSVKNIAEAVAWYTKTFRCTVAYQDDTWAYLDFANARLALVVPEQHPPHLGFTSPDAASFGPLKTHRDGTRSTYIEDPAGNAVEIVAAD, from the coding sequence GTGAGCGATCTCGATCGCATCGATCATGTCGCGGTCTCGGTGAAGAACATCGCCGAAGCGGTCGCCTGGTACACGAAGACCTTCCGCTGCACCGTCGCCTATCAAGACGACACCTGGGCCTATCTCGACTTCGCGAACGCGCGTCTCGCGCTCGTCGTTCCCGAGCAGCACCCGCCGCATCTCGGGTTCACGAGCCCCGATGCGGCCTCGTTCGGGCCGCTCAAGACGCATCGCGACGGCACGCGGTCGACGTACATCGAAGACCCTGCCGGGAACGCCGTCGAGATCGTGGCGGCGGATTGA
- a CDS encoding energy transducer TonB, which translates to MVRLRVALALSLALIPGVAVASRVDKEAIEVGPGIEPPKPGRTMTIPFDAVPSDLTGTVTARLLLDADGVVRKVKILTSTDARLKSRARELLSGAKFQPAMRDASPVAVWWTETVTFVSAEAEFASILACDPSKIETSAPVDPAGDASITLPILIRDAAPPTTTAIRKRGDGFAKLACVIDACGQVDDCKVLASSGNEYVDPAITAARERLYRPAHRGGKPIPVYFTLTITFEL; encoded by the coding sequence GTGGTTCGATTGAGAGTCGCGCTCGCCCTGTCGCTTGCTCTCATTCCGGGGGTCGCCGTCGCGTCGCGCGTCGACAAGGAAGCGATCGAGGTGGGGCCGGGAATCGAGCCGCCGAAGCCCGGCCGGACGATGACGATACCGTTCGACGCCGTTCCGTCGGACTTGACCGGCACCGTGACCGCGCGCCTGCTTCTCGACGCCGACGGTGTCGTTCGCAAGGTCAAGATCCTGACGTCGACCGATGCTCGCCTGAAGAGCCGCGCGCGCGAGCTGCTCAGCGGCGCGAAGTTCCAACCGGCGATGCGCGATGCCTCACCCGTCGCCGTCTGGTGGACCGAGACCGTAACCTTCGTTTCGGCGGAGGCGGAGTTCGCGTCGATCCTCGCGTGCGATCCTTCGAAGATCGAGACGAGCGCCCCCGTCGATCCGGCGGGCGATGCATCGATCACGCTGCCGATCCTCATCCGCGACGCCGCCCCGCCGACCACTACGGCGATTCGCAAGCGTGGGGACGGCTTCGCGAAACTCGCCTGTGTCATCGATGCTTGCGGCCAAGTCGATGACTGCAAGGTTCTGGCATCGTCGGGAAACGAGTACGTCGACCCCGCGATCACCGCGGCGCGCGAGCGCCTCTATCGTCCGGCCCATCGCGGAGGCAAGCCGATTCCGGTCTACTTCACGTTGACGATCACCTTTGAATTATGA